One stretch of Methanococcus voltae PS DNA includes these proteins:
- a CDS encoding 50S ribosomal protein L34e, translating to MPAPRYKSGSMKKTCVRVTKGNTAHYRRKKQGTAKCAACGAVLNGVPKGRIAEISKLAKTEKRPERVYGGHLCAACVKKIMVEKARNF from the coding sequence ATGCCTGCCCCAAGATATAAATCTGGCTCAATGAAAAAAACCTGTGTAAGAGTAACTAAAGGAAATACTGCTCATTACAGAAGAAAAAAACAAGGTACAGCTAAATGCGCTGCTTGCGGTGCTGTTTTAAACGGTGTACCTAAAGGCAGAATTGCAGAAATCTCAAAATTAGCAAAAACCGAAAAAAGACCTGAAAGAGTATATGGTGGACATTTATGTGCAGCATGTGTTAAAAAAATCATGGTCGAAAAAGCAAGAAACTTTTAA